The sequence below is a genomic window from Halosolutus gelatinilyticus.
GATCCCTTGTCGGCCGAGGTGACGACCACGTGATCGTCGCCCCCGACGATATCGAGTTCCTCGGCGAGGCCGGGACTGATCTCGGCGTACATGTGCGGCTGGCGATCGGCGGTGTACTCGTTGTTCCGCGTCTCGGCGCCGCCGCCCTGGTGCTCGACCTGGCGGCCGGACGTGAGGATCACGGTCCGACCGTCCCCCTCGTCGCTGCCGAGTTGGGTGTGCACGGCCTCCGTCGCCCGCTGCTGGACGGTCGCGTTGTTCTGGTCGAGTCGCCAGAAGTTGACCTGTTCGCCGTTGGCCGGCCACTGCTCGGCGAGGTCCGGCCGCGGACTCTCGACGGGTTCTCGGTGGACCGGGACCGTGTCGAGGAAGTTCCAGACGACCGCGCGGGCCTGCCCCCGGCCGGTCGGCGGATCGGGCTGGGCGTAGTCGTACTCCTCGTAGGCGGCCGGATCGATATCGACCTCGTCGCCGTACTCCTCGACGAGCGCCTGGGCGGCGGTGTACACCGACTCCCCCTCGTCGAGGGCGTACTGGACGGGCAGCGTCTGCGTCGACGCGTTCGACGGATCGTCCGGGAGCATGGTCGAGTAGTTCGGGTACGACGGCACGCCGTTTACCTCCTGGTCGTCCCACCACGGCGCCTCGAACGACCCGGCGATCAGGGAGAGACCCTCCTCGCCTTGCTGCTCGTACGTCTGTTGGAGCGGATACTCCTTGTCGATGTTCAGTTCGTTCCACTCCTCCTGCGTCGGCGCCCGGACTCCCCAGTTCTCGCGGAAGTCGTGACCGCCGTCGCGCGGGTCGGCCTCCTTGGTCCAGATGATCGGCGAGCCGGGATGGTCGCCACCCCAGTAGGGCCACGGCAGCATCCAGTAGTCGCCGTCGACCGGCGTTCCGGTGTTTTCGGCCCGCAGATCCTCGGTGCTGAACGCCCAGTCGTACTCCGCGTGCTGCTGGAGCTTCTCGGGCGACTGCTGGTAGCCGATCGATCGCACCCCGAGGTTGATCTCGCGGAGGGCGTCCTCGTAGGTACTCCGCCCGTTGTAGATCTCGGGACCGGACCCCCAGTCGAAATGTTCGCCGAATCCCATGTGGTGGGCCAGTTCTTGCATGATCCGGAGATCCGGGCGGGAGTTGTGCGCCGGCGATCCGACGGCTTCGCTCCACTGGACCGATCGGTGCGAGTTCGTCACCGAGCGGACGTGCTCGTACTGGCTGGACGCCGGCAGCAGGAGGACGTTCGCGTCGTCGGGGAGCGTCCCGGCGACGGCGGGGAAGACGTCGACGACGACGAGCAGGTCGAGCGACTCCATCGCCTGCTTCATCTTGCCCATCTCGCTGATGGAGTTCGCCGAGTGCCCCCAGAAGAACGCCATCTTCAGCGGCTCGGGCTGGTAGAGGTTCGAATCGAGTAGTCGATTCTCCTGCTGGAGCGCGCCCTCGTACCACCGGGCGACGGTCATCCCGATCTGGAACATCATCGATCGCTGGCTGACGTCGTCGATCGGGGCCTCCTCCGCCAGCCCCTCGTCTTCGTCTTCGCCCGATCCTTCACCCTCTTCCTCGTTTCCCTGGCCGCCAGCGCTCTCCTCGCCTTCGCCTCCTTCACCCTCTTCTTGCTCCTCGACGTCGACGCCCGCACCGCCCGCCTCGACCTCGGCCGGCGTCTCCATCCCCTGCCACATGCCCTCCGGCATCATCTCGAACGTATCGTACAGCTCCTGGAACGACGTGCTCCCGCTGGTCCACGGGCTCCGGTCCCAGACGTCCGCCCAGTGCTCCCACGATCCCGGCGAGTCGACGCCGTAGTAGCCCGGCAGAATGCTCGCGTCCACGCCGAGGTCCGTCGCGCCCTGCACGTTCGCGTGCCCGCGCATGACCTGCAGGCCGCCGCCCGATCGGGCCGCGCTCCCCGTCGCCAGACTGAACAGCGCGTACGAGCGGATGTTCTGCGTCCCGTTGTTGTGCTGGGTGCCGCCCATCGCCCACTCGACCTGGATCTGGGGCGCATTTTCGACGATCAGGTCGCCGATTTCCTCCAGTTGTTCGACGTCGAGCCAGGTGATGTCCGAGACCGTCTCCAGGTCGTACTGGTCGAGTTCCGCTTCGGCGTCGGGCCAGCCCATCACGCGATCGCCGAGGAACTCGTCGTTGAGTCCGTCCTGCTCCCGGACGTAGTTGAGCAGCCCCATGACCAGCGCGACGTCCGTCCCCGGCCGCAGCCGGTAGAAGTAGTCGGCGTGGGCCGACGTCTTCGTGTACCGGGGATCGATCGAGACGATCGTCCCGCCGCGGGCCTGTCCCTCCAAGATGTGCTGCATCGCGATCGGATGGGACTCCGCCGGGTTCTGCCCGAGGATGATGAGCAGGTCGAAGTTGCGATAGTCGTTGATCGTGTTCGTCATCGCGCCGAAGCCCCACGTGTTGGCGAGGCCGGTCACG
It includes:
- a CDS encoding molybdopterin-dependent oxidoreductase, which translates into the protein MSADAEPVTIDLDRRSFMKASALAGGLFLGGGVAGHVLGQDEDEETDGVHDDADTSKVICNYCAVGCGFKAVKEGNSFTAMEPWFENPINNGSLCSKGAGILETEHSPKRLKHPMRKVDGEWQKVTWNEAYREIADTWEQTIDEYSRESVMLLGSAHHANEEAYAIRKLAAFMGTNNVDHQARICHSPTVTGLANTWGFGAMTNTINDYRNFDLLIILGQNPAESHPIAMQHILEGQARGGTIVSIDPRYTKTSAHADYFYRLRPGTDVALVMGLLNYVREQDGLNDEFLGDRVMGWPDAEAELDQYDLETVSDITWLDVEQLEEIGDLIVENAPQIQVEWAMGGTQHNNGTQNIRSYALFSLATGSAARSGGGLQVMRGHANVQGATDLGVDASILPGYYGVDSPGSWEHWADVWDRSPWTSGSTSFQELYDTFEMMPEGMWQGMETPAEVEAGGAGVDVEEQEEGEGGEGEESAGGQGNEEEGEGSGEDEDEGLAEEAPIDDVSQRSMMFQIGMTVARWYEGALQQENRLLDSNLYQPEPLKMAFFWGHSANSISEMGKMKQAMESLDLLVVVDVFPAVAGTLPDDANVLLLPASSQYEHVRSVTNSHRSVQWSEAVGSPAHNSRPDLRIMQELAHHMGFGEHFDWGSGPEIYNGRSTYEDALREINLGVRSIGYQQSPEKLQQHAEYDWAFSTEDLRAENTGTPVDGDYWMLPWPYWGGDHPGSPIIWTKEADPRDGGHDFRENWGVRAPTQEEWNELNIDKEYPLQQTYEQQGEEGLSLIAGSFEAPWWDDQEVNGVPSYPNYSTMLPDDPSNASTQTLPVQYALDEGESVYTAAQALVEEYGDEVDIDPAAYEEYDYAQPDPPTGRGQARAVVWNFLDTVPVHREPVESPRPDLAEQWPANGEQVNFWRLDQNNATVQQRATEAVHTQLGSDEGDGRTVILTSGRQVEHQGGGAETRNNEYTADRQPHMYAEISPGLAEELDIVGGDDHVVVTSADKGSILVKAKVTNRVNEEEVFLPYHWGGVFHGENRSGNWPDGTEPLAIGESANIITPSGFDAETQMQETKSGVVHVQKATQQVVEDLNMEFIDYPQDEIGLGTQKRYDVREWDMMNGGEQL